Proteins from a single region of Phyllopteryx taeniolatus isolate TA_2022b chromosome 10, UOR_Ptae_1.2, whole genome shotgun sequence:
- the nudt6 gene encoding nucleoside diphosphate-linked moiety X motif 6 isoform X1 yields the protein MATYALLCKLGVAGLCRKWCCSRAFTCRAAVNQRALPGKVDRFGGVTVDLADVDLPEDISETAFGSLLTDSLAQWKSEGKLAVWLRVPIAMSRCAAAAACAHGFTFHHAQDRYAVLSLWMGGGESRLPRFATHQVGVAGAVVDESNGKVLAVQDKNKTKNAWKFPGGLSDPGENIGVTAVREVFEETGVRSEFRSLLSIRQQHNHPGAFGMSDMYVICRLRPLSYDIHFCTHECERCEWLSLAELARTADTTPITARVARLLLHGLERGFECIDLAMEELPAVYSGMFYQLYHRQIPPS from the exons ATGGCTACGTACGCTCTGCTTTGCAAACTTGGAGTTGCTGGACTTTGTCGGAAGTGGTGTTGCTCCCGCGCGTTCACGTGCAGGGCAGCGGTCAACCAGCGGGCTCTGCCCGGCAAAGTGGACCGGTTCGGGGGTGTCACGGTGGACCTGGCCGACGTCGATCTGCCAGAGGACATCAGCGAAACTGCTTTCGGAAGCTTACTGACAG ATTCTTTGGCGCAGTGGAAATCGGAGGGCAAGTTGGCCGTGTGGCTGCGCGTCCCCATCGCGATGAGCCGatgcgccgccgccgccgcctgcgCCCACGGCTTCACCTTCCACCACGCGCAGGACCGCTACGCCGTCCTGTCCCTCTGGATGGGGGGAGGAGAAAGCAGGCTGCCCCGCTTTGCTACTCACCAAGTCGGAGTGGCTG GGGCAGTAGTCGACGAGTCCAATGGAAAAGTTCTCGCGGTGCAAGACAAGAACAAG ACGAAAAATGCCTGGAAGTTCCCCGGTGGTCTGTCGGATCCCGGAGAGAATATCG GAGTGACGGCGGTGCGCGAAGTCTTCGAGGAAACGGGCGTCCGTTCAGAGTTCCGATCTCTGCTGAGCATCCGTCAGCAGCACAACCACCCGGGCGCCTTCGGCATGTCCGACATGTACGTCATCTGCCGCCTCCGCCCGCTCAGCTACGACATCCACTTCTGCACGCACGAGTGCGAGCGCTGCGAGTGGCTCAGCCTCGCCGAGCTGGCGCGCACTGCCGACACAACGCCCATCACGGCCCGAGTGGCCAGGCTGCTGCTGCACGGCCTGGAGCGTGGGTTCGAGTGCATCGACCTTGCCATGGAGGAGCTCCCCGCCGTCTACTCGGGGATGTTTTACCAGCTCTACCATCGACAAATTCCTCCATCTTAG
- the nudt6 gene encoding nucleoside diphosphate-linked moiety X motif 6 isoform X2: MATYALLCKLGVAGLCRKWCCSRAFTCRAAVNQRALPGKVDRFGGVTVDLADVDLPEDISETAFGSLLTDSLAQWKSEGKLAVWLRVPIAMSRCAAAAACAHGFTFHHAQDRYAVLSLWMGGGESRLPRFATHQVGVAGVTAVREVFEETGVRSEFRSLLSIRQQHNHPGAFGMSDMYVICRLRPLSYDIHFCTHECERCEWLSLAELARTADTTPITARVARLLLHGLERGFECIDLAMEELPAVYSGMFYQLYHRQIPPS; this comes from the exons ATGGCTACGTACGCTCTGCTTTGCAAACTTGGAGTTGCTGGACTTTGTCGGAAGTGGTGTTGCTCCCGCGCGTTCACGTGCAGGGCAGCGGTCAACCAGCGGGCTCTGCCCGGCAAAGTGGACCGGTTCGGGGGTGTCACGGTGGACCTGGCCGACGTCGATCTGCCAGAGGACATCAGCGAAACTGCTTTCGGAAGCTTACTGACAG ATTCTTTGGCGCAGTGGAAATCGGAGGGCAAGTTGGCCGTGTGGCTGCGCGTCCCCATCGCGATGAGCCGatgcgccgccgccgccgcctgcgCCCACGGCTTCACCTTCCACCACGCGCAGGACCGCTACGCCGTCCTGTCCCTCTGGATGGGGGGAGGAGAAAGCAGGCTGCCCCGCTTTGCTACTCACCAAGTCGGAGTGGCTG GAGTGACGGCGGTGCGCGAAGTCTTCGAGGAAACGGGCGTCCGTTCAGAGTTCCGATCTCTGCTGAGCATCCGTCAGCAGCACAACCACCCGGGCGCCTTCGGCATGTCCGACATGTACGTCATCTGCCGCCTCCGCCCGCTCAGCTACGACATCCACTTCTGCACGCACGAGTGCGAGCGCTGCGAGTGGCTCAGCCTCGCCGAGCTGGCGCGCACTGCCGACACAACGCCCATCACGGCCCGAGTGGCCAGGCTGCTGCTGCACGGCCTGGAGCGTGGGTTCGAGTGCATCGACCTTGCCATGGAGGAGCTCCCCGCCGTCTACTCGGGGATGTTTTACCAGCTCTACCATCGACAAATTCCTCCATCTTAG
- the fgf2 gene encoding fibroblast growth factor 2: MATGEITTLPSTHEDGSSGFPPGTFKEPKRLYCKNGGFFLRIKSDGGVDGIREKNDPHITLQLQATSVGEVVIKGVCANRYLAMNRDGRLFGARRATEECYFLERLESNNYNTYRSRKYPTMYVALKRTGQYKSGSKTGPGQKAILFLPMSAKG, from the exons atggccACCGGAGAGATCACCACGCTTCCCTCCACGCATGAAGACGGCAGCAGCGGCTTCCCACCAGGAACCTTCAAGGAGCCCAAAAGGTTGTACTGTAAAAATGGGGGCTTCTTCTTGCGGATCAAGTCAGACGGGGGAGTGGACGGAATCCGAGAGAAGAACGATCCCCACA TAACACTTCAGCTGCAGGCCACATCCGTCGGCGAGGTGGTCATCAAGGGTGTTTGCGCCAACCGCTACCTGGCCATGAACAGAGACGGACGACTGTTTGGAGCG AGACGAGCGACTGAGGAATGTTACTTTTTGGAGCGTCTGGAGAGCAACAACTACAACACGTACCGCTCCAGGAAGTACCCCACCATGTACGTGGCGCTGAAGCGGACCGGCCAGTACAAATCCGGAAGCAAAACCGGACCAGGTCAGAAGGCCATCCTCTTCCTCCCAATGTCTGCCAAAGGCTAA
- the bbs12 gene encoding Bardet-Biedl syndrome 12 protein — translation MLGSTIINHRQHVGLQQLFALAAAAHSTLGPHKKYKFIQDEATGESILVGSCFRILENLDLTTCAVGQLVHETVRAHHEVYRTGSEYLLFFAGAWSRAALSCLQQGIPTFRIVEALTEGMDVCVDVCKKSSVSFDALCASPRKRVTEAPSDTKVGKGKRQVKLSRYFCNTKPERSPVLEPRLPDIANLAGGLSHGCDDAMRLVIQASRIQSKDIPSSAFDVTKVTTCVLPGFPEDHAHICPGCVVLLNGEQASVAHHLKDQPLDVVLISGDLSHTYRHLGFNRPAGVQRVADQSDLSNLSVEEEWIGKVLALLSHLEVDLVLVSGLVNEAVFQLCSQHRILVVGKVKASILKEMANAIGAVPVTYATQLSKRCVGKGVQVSIWREIQSHKGTPLTAANIYASASARLVTAIITSCVHGKVQALEDRFWACAYRIHHALKDKAVLPGAGVTEMLCIRRLMKKVDAESPRDGTSGSNPYLGIVLHLLADSFKEYLSALMANATGISQVKARTAVNQKLQDFNGISAEFSQLILDSDVPPSKIFDNLSVKQESWRKALDLVLLVLQTDAEIITGVDQSKCGDHADLVFL, via the coding sequence ATGCTGggaagcacaataataaaccaCAGACAACACGTGGGACTGCAGCAGCTGTTTGCACTGGCCGCTGCCGCACACTCCACATTGGGACCCCATAAAAAGTACAAGTTCATTCAGGATGAAGCTACCGGGGAGTCGATTCTGGTCGGGTCGTGTTTTCGCATCCTGGAAAACCTGGACCTAACCACCTGCGCTGTCGGCCAGCTGGTTCACGAGACGGTTCGGGCGCACCATGAGGTTTATCGCACGGGGTCCGAATACCTGCTGTTTTTCGCAGGAGCGTGGAGTCGGGCGGCATTATCGTGCTTGCAGCAAGGGATTCCGACTTTCCGTATCGTTGAGGCCTTGACCGAGGGGATGGACGTGTGTGTGGACGTTTGCAAGAAAAGCAGCGTTTCGTTCGATGCTCTTTGTGCGTCTCCACGAAAACGAGTTACAGAGGCACCATCTGACACCAAAGTCGGCAAAGGAAAAAGGCAAGTAAAGCTAAGTCGCTATTTTTGCAACACCAAGCCTGAAAGGAGTCCAGTCCTAGAGCCTCGTCTTCCTGACATCGCAAACTTGGCAGGTGGACTGAGCCACGGTTGCGATGACGCAATGCGTTTAGTCATCCAAGCCAGTCGTATCCAGTCGAAAGACATCCCGAGTTCTGCCTTCGACGTGACTAAAGTGACCACTTGCGTGTTGCCAGGTTTCCCGGAGGATCACGCTCACATTTGTCCGGGCTGTGTCGTTCTCCTCAATGGAGAACAGGCTTCTGTGGCCCATCACCTCAAGGACCAACCTCTGGACGTCGTTCTTATCAGTGGCGATTTATCGCACACCTATCGCCATCTTGGCTTTAACAGGCCTGCGGGTGTGCAACGTGTCGCTGACCAGTCCGATTTGTCAAATTTGAGCGTAGAGGAAGAGTGGATTGGAAAGGTCCTGGCGCTCCTCTCGCACCTGGAAGTGGACTTGGTGCTAGTCAGTGGGCTCGTCAACGAGGCCGTATTTCAACTCTGTTCTCAGCATCGGATACTTGTAGTTGGAAAAGTGAAAGCGTCCATTTTAAAGGAAATGGCTAATGCAATCGGAGCGGTTCCGGTCACATATGCGACACAGTTGAGTAAGCGCTGTGTTGGCAAGGGTGTTCAGGTCAGCATATGGAGGGAAATTCAGAGCCATAAGGGGACGCCGTTAACCGCTGCCAATATTTATGCCAGTGCGAGCGCCCGGTTGGTCACGGCCATTATCACCAGCTGTGTGCACGGGAAGGTGCAGGCCCTGGAGGACCGTTTTTGGGCTTGCGCCTACCGCATACACCACGCCCTGAAAGACAAAGCGGTGCTGCCTGGCGCTGGAGTGACGGAGATGCTTTGTATTCGTCGCCTGATGAAGAAAGTAGATGCGGAGAGTCCCAGAGATGGGACCAGTGGTTCTAACCCCTACCTTGGCATTGTCCTGCACCTCCTGGCAGACAGTTTTAAAGAATACCTATCCGCCTTGATGGCCAACGCCACCGGGATTTCACAAGTCAAAGCCAGGACTGCGGTGAACCAGAAACTACAAGACTTCAACGGCATTTCTGCAGAGTTCTCACAACTTATCTTGGACTCTGATGTCCCCCCCTCTAAAATCTTTGACAATCTTAGCGTCAAACAGGAATCATGGAGGAAGGCCCTGGATTTGGTTTTGCTTGttttgcagacggacgcagagATTATTACTGGTGTAGATCAAAGCAAGTGTGGTGATCATGCAGATCTCGTGTTTTTATGA
- the cetn4 gene encoding uncharacterized protein cetn4 isoform X1: protein MATAYRKTAPSTSQKKKSSSKIELSEEQKQEIKEAFDLFDSDGTGKIDVKELKVAMRALGFEPKKEEIKKMIADIDKEGSGTIDYSDFLSMMTMKMSEKDSREEIMKAFRLFDDDCTGKISFKNLKRVAKELGENLTDEELQEMIDEADRDGDGEVNEQEFLRIMKKTNLY, encoded by the exons Atg GCGACAGCTTACCGAAAAACAGCCCCGTCAACGAGCCAAAAGAAGAAATCCAGCTCGAAAATCGAGCTGAGCGAGGAACAGAAGCAGGAGATCAAGGAGGCTTTCGACCTGTTTGACTCTGATGGCACTGGCAAGATTGACGTCAAAGAGCTCAAG GTTGCAATGAGAGCTCTCGGCTTCGAACCCAAGAAGGAAGAAATCAAGAAGATGATCGCCGACATTGACAAAGAAGGCTCTGGAACCATTGACTACAGCGACTTTCTCAGCATGATGACGATGAAAATG AGTGAGAAGGACTCCAGAGAGGAGATCATGAAGGCGTTCCGACTGTTCGACGACGACTGCACGGGGAAAATCTCCTTCAAGAATCTGAAGAGAGTCGCCAAAGAGTTGGGAGAGAACCTCACAGACGAAGAACTGCAG GAGATGATCGACGAGGCCGACCGAGACGGAGACGGCGAAGTCAACGAGCAGGAGTTCTTGCGGATAATGAAGAAAACTAACCTTTACTGA
- the cetn4 gene encoding uncharacterized protein cetn4 isoform X2: protein MRALGFEPKKEEIKKMIADIDKEGSGTIDYSDFLSMMTMKMSEKDSREEIMKAFRLFDDDCTGKISFKNLKRVAKELGENLTDEELQEMIDEADRDGDGEVNEQEFLRIMKKTNLY, encoded by the exons ATGAGAGCTCTCGGCTTCGAACCCAAGAAGGAAGAAATCAAGAAGATGATCGCCGACATTGACAAAGAAGGCTCTGGAACCATTGACTACAGCGACTTTCTCAGCATGATGACGATGAAAATG AGTGAGAAGGACTCCAGAGAGGAGATCATGAAGGCGTTCCGACTGTTCGACGACGACTGCACGGGGAAAATCTCCTTCAAGAATCTGAAGAGAGTCGCCAAAGAGTTGGGAGAGAACCTCACAGACGAAGAACTGCAG GAGATGATCGACGAGGCCGACCGAGACGGAGACGGCGAAGTCAACGAGCAGGAGTTCTTGCGGATAATGAAGAAAACTAACCTTTACTGA